In one window of Kitasatospora sp. MMS16-BH015 DNA:
- a CDS encoding 2OG-Fe(II) oxygenase yields the protein MTTVQTVPGTSVPATPAGVDFAALRSAALHDAPFAWGTVHGMLGPELLDRLVEEFPAEGFTRTERVSLRPGEKGYRTDNLTLVHDSRPDPEALRRLTPSWRELVESLASPEYRAAVGELTGRDVSAAALEIRAVRYPAGAWIDPHTDRLDKLVTQTWYFNAHWPEEHAGHFLVLGSADVADVRRRVLPRAGESIVMCPSEFSWHAVSPVADSVVEDRKVLLLHLTER from the coding sequence ATGACCACCGTCCAGACCGTCCCCGGCACCTCCGTGCCAGCCACCCCGGCAGGCGTCGACTTCGCCGCCCTCCGCTCCGCCGCCCTGCACGACGCACCGTTCGCCTGGGGCACCGTCCACGGGATGCTCGGCCCCGAGCTGCTCGACCGGCTGGTCGAGGAGTTCCCGGCCGAGGGCTTCACCCGGACCGAGCGGGTGAGTCTGCGGCCCGGCGAGAAGGGCTACCGCACCGACAACCTCACCCTGGTCCACGACAGCCGGCCCGACCCCGAGGCGCTGCGCCGACTCACGCCGAGCTGGCGGGAGTTGGTGGAGTCACTCGCCTCGCCCGAGTACCGCGCGGCGGTCGGCGAGCTGACCGGCCGCGACGTGTCGGCGGCGGCGCTGGAGATCCGGGCCGTGCGCTACCCGGCCGGCGCCTGGATCGACCCGCACACCGACCGCCTCGACAAACTGGTCACCCAGACCTGGTACTTCAACGCGCACTGGCCCGAGGAGCACGCGGGCCACTTCCTGGTCCTGGGCTCGGCCGACGTGGCCGACGTGCGGCGCCGGGTGCTGCCCCGGGCGGGCGAGTCGATCGTGATGTGCCCGTCCGAGTTCTCCTGGCACGCCGTCTCCCCGGTGGCCGATTCCGTGGTCGAGGACCGCAAGGTCCTGCTGCTCCACCTCACCGAACGGTGA
- a CDS encoding tyrosine-protein phosphatase: MTATTTPGVNFRPVRATGLRPGRLLRSADVTAFTERDAAELRDRYGIRTVIDLRTPRESDRYGVPQALIDAGIRWVQAPVTGYASTPIDKPRPTSQDVVRYYHGMLAEADPACWRELFHQLAEAAAEPFLVCCHCGKDRTGVVVAALLELAGCPAGEIALDYGASAVDLVAQVDRFADKWTRRGHTREDYLTRMRTAPETLADWLGEVREQRGGLVPFLRERGVAEADLARLRRELTDGGEQR, translated from the coding sequence ATGACGGCGACCACCACCCCGGGCGTCAACTTCCGCCCCGTCCGGGCCACCGGCCTGCGGCCGGGCCGCCTGCTGCGCAGCGCCGACGTGACCGCCTTCACCGAGCGGGACGCCGCCGAGCTGCGCGACCGGTACGGCATCCGGACGGTGATCGACCTGCGCACGCCCCGGGAGTCCGACCGCTACGGCGTGCCGCAGGCCCTGATCGACGCGGGCATCCGCTGGGTCCAGGCCCCCGTCACCGGCTACGCCAGCACCCCGATCGACAAGCCGCGCCCGACCTCGCAGGACGTGGTCCGCTACTACCACGGCATGCTCGCCGAGGCCGACCCCGCCTGCTGGCGCGAGCTCTTCCACCAGCTGGCCGAGGCCGCCGCCGAGCCCTTCCTGGTCTGCTGCCACTGCGGCAAGGACCGCACCGGCGTGGTGGTCGCCGCCCTGCTCGAACTGGCCGGCTGCCCGGCCGGGGAGATCGCCCTCGACTACGGCGCGAGCGCCGTCGACCTGGTCGCCCAGGTCGACCGCTTCGCCGACAAGTGGACCCGCCGGGGGCACACCCGCGAGGACTACCTGACCCGGATGCGGACCGCACCCGAGACCCTGGCCGACTGGCTGGGCGAAGTACGGGAGCAGCGCGGCGGCCTGGTGCCCTTCCTGCGCGAGCGCGGCGTGGCCGAGGCCGATCTGGCCCGACTGCGGCGTGAACTGACGGACGGCGGGGAGCAGCGGTGA
- a CDS encoding histidinol-phosphate transaminase: protein MSPLEPLVGGALAERADGGFDGRTVGAPGPGPDFPVRPSALTVSHPPRSHPAGVLNLKSCELQHPEADRLVARALAGIDLREARSYPFQDAVSAALAERHGLPAGRILLTAGSDRAIGLLTDAFAVPAGRLLLPEPSFEAWRYYARLRGVPVTACPQVVGSPPRLDFGPLLAAVRTSPPAVVALTNPASPSGLLATEEEVLRLAEACDRYGHLLVIDECYGAFTGLTHLPLLSRFPRLVVVRSFSKSHALAGARVAAVFAREEITTHLAGYRPDSTVSGPALALLRQLLDQQEEFERVWADVRAIRTRFAEAVERARPHWRRLDPGANFVTFQTGSRTAPIETAETLLRHGYRVRALTEVPGLAECLRISLAGPAAMAEVAGIIAATAASAARSRVAPAPSPHPARSRSW from the coding sequence ATGTCCCCGCTTGAGCCCCTGGTGGGCGGAGCGCTCGCCGAGCGGGCCGACGGCGGGTTCGACGGCCGGACGGTCGGTGCGCCCGGCCCCGGGCCGGACTTCCCCGTCCGGCCCTCGGCGCTGACGGTCTCGCACCCGCCGCGCAGCCACCCGGCCGGGGTGCTCAACCTCAAGAGCTGCGAGCTCCAACACCCGGAGGCCGACCGGTTGGTGGCCCGGGCGCTGGCCGGGATCGACCTGCGCGAGGCGCGCTCCTACCCGTTCCAGGACGCCGTCTCGGCCGCCCTCGCGGAGCGGCACGGCCTCCCGGCGGGCAGGATCCTGCTGACGGCCGGTTCGGACCGCGCGATCGGCCTGCTGACCGACGCCTTCGCCGTGCCCGCGGGCCGACTCCTGCTCCCCGAGCCCTCGTTCGAGGCCTGGCGGTACTACGCCCGGCTGCGCGGGGTGCCGGTCACGGCCTGCCCCCAAGTCGTCGGCAGCCCGCCCCGGTTGGACTTCGGGCCGCTGCTGGCGGCCGTCCGCACCAGCCCGCCCGCCGTGGTCGCGCTCACCAACCCCGCCAGCCCGTCCGGGCTGCTGGCCACCGAGGAGGAGGTCCTGCGGCTGGCCGAGGCCTGTGACCGGTACGGCCACCTGCTGGTGATCGACGAGTGCTACGGCGCGTTCACCGGCCTGACCCACCTGCCGCTGTTGAGCCGCTTCCCCCGGCTGGTCGTGGTGCGCTCCTTCTCCAAGTCGCACGCCCTGGCCGGGGCCCGGGTCGCCGCGGTCTTCGCCCGGGAGGAGATCACCACCCACCTGGCCGGCTACCGCCCGGACAGCACCGTCTCCGGTCCGGCCCTCGCCCTGCTCCGGCAACTGCTCGACCAGCAGGAGGAGTTCGAGCGAGTCTGGGCGGACGTCCGGGCCATCCGCACCCGCTTCGCCGAGGCCGTGGAGCGGGCCCGCCCGCACTGGCGCCGGCTCGACCCGGGCGCCAACTTCGTGACCTTCCAAACCGGTTCGCGCACCGCCCCGATCGAGACGGCCGAGACGCTGCTCCGGCACGGCTACCGGGTCCGCGCGCTGACCGAGGTGCCCGGCCTGGCCGAGTGCCTGCGGATCTCGCTGGCCGGCCCGGCGGCGATGGCCGAGGTCGCCGGGATCATCGCCGCGACCGCCGCCTCCGCTGCGCGGTCACGCGTCGCCCCGGCGCCCAGCCCGCACCCCGCCCGGAGCCGGTCGTGGTGA
- a CDS encoding 2OG-Fe(II) oxygenase, with protein MPTASPLTTPSVRLARARAVREPFDYYHLDETFEPAQAERLRASFPEAGFTKVSSADPQKTYTMWTRVLHPADESEATELPEPWREFLAEVTGPAYRAQLSELTGIDLAESPVEVNLWRYPHDCWLDPHVDKESKLVTQVFYFNRPWPEEWGGNLLLLGSGAVTDVARRVAPADNTSVVLVRSGNSWHAVEKAGPANPGAARLSAQVIFLRPGGFHPTEPVVAEESHRY; from the coding sequence ATGCCGACGGCGAGCCCCCTGACCACCCCGTCCGTGCGCCTGGCCCGTGCCCGGGCGGTGCGCGAACCCTTCGACTACTACCACCTGGACGAGACCTTCGAGCCGGCGCAGGCGGAGCGGCTGCGCGCGAGCTTCCCCGAGGCCGGCTTCACCAAGGTGAGCAGCGCCGATCCACAGAAGACGTACACCATGTGGACGCGCGTGCTGCACCCGGCGGATGAGTCCGAGGCGACTGAACTACCGGAACCCTGGCGGGAGTTCCTGGCCGAGGTGACCGGGCCCGCGTACCGCGCGCAGCTGTCCGAGCTGACCGGGATCGACCTGGCCGAGAGCCCGGTGGAGGTCAACCTCTGGCGCTACCCGCACGACTGCTGGCTCGACCCGCACGTGGACAAGGAGAGCAAGCTCGTCACCCAGGTCTTCTACTTCAACCGGCCCTGGCCCGAGGAGTGGGGCGGCAACCTGCTGCTGCTCGGCTCCGGCGCGGTGACGGACGTGGCCCGCCGAGTGGCGCCCGCCGACAACACCAGCGTGGTGCTGGTGCGCAGCGGGAATTCCTGGCACGCGGTGGAGAAGGCCGGCCCGGCGAATCCGGGTGCGGCCCGGCTCTCCGCACAGGTGATATTCCTGCGCCCCGGGGGATTCCACCCGACGGAACCGGTCGTGGCCGAGGAATCGCACCGCTACTAA
- a CDS encoding radical SAM protein translates to MKVLVIWPPHVPSYFNAGHHTPAFMTAGHLRRDPRVSRVDVVDAGVLNMNWKAVGDLLFQGDYQVVAVMNDFDAVDGLERFLTYVRELSPQSTVVTFGRLSSMNPGHFTRYDLDAIVQSGDYECGVAHVVSAVAEGGLAEALPGVAVRVGTEWLVPRQVGETLPAEEWTLPDVAEIPYAAHDRLYFNDDHKFCGIPFRRELVVPAARGCPVNCDFCEVPAIFGLRERRLSVDRVVEYIEQAYAQLPFEYVAFYAPTFTLDKRWVRELCERFIEGPVQPRWKCATTVHHLTEELVTLMGRAGCVRISVGLETLETDAQGTLPRAKHIEDDRFRTVARWCEQAGIELNAFVIVGLPGTTPAGVARTVATAREVGARVRPTMYTPYHAMSPALSTAEISRYNRQLIAEPGSGDPVEAERRAAWYAFMFGAERRLTTVYESVPLHPDHVPA, encoded by the coding sequence GTGAAAGTTCTGGTCATCTGGCCACCGCACGTGCCGAGTTACTTCAACGCCGGCCACCACACCCCGGCTTTCATGACGGCCGGCCACCTGCGCCGCGACCCCCGGGTGAGCCGGGTGGACGTGGTCGACGCCGGGGTGCTGAACATGAACTGGAAGGCCGTCGGCGACCTGCTCTTCCAGGGCGACTACCAGGTCGTCGCGGTGATGAACGACTTCGACGCGGTGGACGGCCTGGAGCGGTTCCTCACCTACGTGCGGGAGTTGTCGCCGCAGAGCACGGTGGTCACCTTCGGCCGGCTCAGCAGCATGAACCCGGGCCACTTCACCCGCTACGACCTGGACGCGATCGTGCAGTCCGGCGACTACGAGTGCGGGGTCGCGCACGTGGTGAGCGCGGTCGCCGAGGGCGGCCTGGCCGAGGCGCTGCCGGGCGTGGCCGTCCGGGTCGGCACCGAGTGGCTCGTGCCGCGCCAGGTGGGCGAGACGCTGCCCGCCGAGGAGTGGACGCTGCCGGACGTGGCCGAGATCCCCTACGCGGCCCACGACCGGCTGTACTTCAACGACGACCACAAGTTCTGCGGCATCCCCTTCCGCCGCGAGCTGGTGGTGCCGGCCGCCCGGGGCTGCCCGGTCAACTGCGACTTCTGCGAGGTGCCAGCGATCTTCGGGCTGCGCGAGCGCCGGCTCTCGGTCGACCGGGTGGTCGAGTACATCGAGCAGGCCTACGCCCAACTGCCCTTCGAGTACGTGGCGTTCTACGCACCCACGTTCACCCTGGACAAGCGCTGGGTGCGCGAGCTCTGCGAGCGGTTCATCGAGGGGCCGGTGCAGCCGCGCTGGAAGTGCGCCACCACCGTGCACCACCTGACCGAGGAGCTCGTCACCCTGATGGGCCGGGCCGGCTGCGTCCGGATCTCGGTCGGCCTGGAGACGCTGGAGACCGACGCCCAGGGCACCCTGCCGCGGGCCAAGCACATCGAGGACGACCGGTTCCGGACGGTGGCCCGGTGGTGCGAGCAGGCCGGCATCGAGCTCAACGCCTTCGTGATCGTCGGCCTGCCCGGCACCACCCCGGCCGGCGTGGCCCGCACGGTGGCCACCGCCCGCGAGGTCGGCGCCCGGGTGCGGCCCACCATGTACACCCCGTACCACGCGATGTCCCCGGCGCTGAGCACGGCCGAGATCAGCCGCTACAACCGCCAGTTGATCGCCGAGCCGGGCTCCGGCGACCCGGTCGAGGCCGAGCGGCGCGCCGCCTGGTACGCCTTCATGTTCGGCGCCGAGCGCCGGCTGACCACGGTGTACGAATCCGTCCCGCTGCACCCCGACCATGTCCCCGCTTGA
- a CDS encoding GNAT family N-acetyltransferase has product MTAGPAAAATARTASATPQAVQAGTAPTTPQAVQADTAPTAPQACTAPTTPQPGGAAGPQPLVEPLPREVWRRALAEDPLALVTQTPGWLDAILDTGEYREAGRWYRWADGRELALPMVRPADGRGGALGWPKEWGIGGVVAPGRPVTAAEARAVFADLGRLDGPAVLRPSPLTDGVWRAAAPAGAGLTPRVTYIVDLTGGFDTVWRERFAGRVRTQVRKAEWAGLSVVRGNDPRLLADFDHLYRLSVRRWADQEGTDHATALALADRTNPYRNFAAVAHRLGAGCELWLAYLAGEPVAGLVTLLHGRHAKYWRGAMDKPAAAATGAPTLLQALALRAACERGCQWYHMGDSRAGDAVSRFKLGFGATAHPGAIYAL; this is encoded by the coding sequence GTGACGGCCGGCCCGGCAGCAGCGGCGACGGCCCGCACCGCGTCGGCCACCCCGCAGGCGGTCCAGGCCGGCACCGCACCGACCACCCCCCAGGCGGTCCAGGCCGACACGGCACCGACCGCGCCGCAGGCCTGCACCGCACCAACCACCCCGCAGCCCGGCGGCGCAGCCGGCCCGCAACCGCTGGTCGAGCCGCTGCCCCGGGAGGTGTGGCGGCGGGCGCTGGCCGAGGACCCGCTGGCGCTGGTGACGCAGACGCCCGGGTGGCTGGACGCGATCCTCGACACCGGGGAGTACCGGGAGGCCGGGCGCTGGTACCGGTGGGCCGACGGGCGGGAGCTGGCGCTGCCGATGGTGCGGCCGGCGGACGGCCGGGGCGGGGCGCTCGGGTGGCCCAAGGAGTGGGGGATCGGTGGGGTGGTGGCACCGGGGCGGCCGGTCACGGCGGCCGAGGCGCGGGCGGTGTTCGCGGACCTCGGGCGGCTGGACGGCCCGGCGGTGCTGCGGCCGAGCCCGCTGACGGACGGGGTCTGGCGGGCGGCGGCCCCCGCCGGGGCCGGGCTCACCCCGCGCGTGACGTACATCGTGGACCTGACCGGCGGCTTCGACACCGTCTGGCGGGAACGGTTCGCCGGGCGGGTCCGCACCCAGGTCCGCAAGGCCGAGTGGGCCGGACTGAGCGTGGTGCGCGGCAACGACCCGAGGCTGCTGGCCGACTTCGACCACCTCTACCGGCTCTCGGTGCGCCGCTGGGCCGACCAGGAGGGCACCGACCACGCCACCGCGCTGGCCCTGGCCGACCGCACCAACCCGTACCGCAACTTCGCCGCCGTCGCCCACCGGCTCGGCGCGGGCTGCGAGCTCTGGCTGGCCTACCTCGCGGGCGAGCCGGTGGCCGGCCTGGTCACGCTGCTGCACGGCCGGCACGCCAAGTACTGGCGCGGCGCGATGGACAAGCCCGCCGCCGCCGCGACCGGTGCCCCCACCCTGCTGCAGGCGCTCGCCCTCCGGGCGGCCTGCGAGCGCGGCTGCCAGTGGTACCACATGGGCGACAGCCGGGCGGGCGACGCGGTCTCCCGGTTCAAGCTCGGCTTCGGCGCCACCGCCCACCCCGGCGCGATCTACGCCCTCTGA
- a CDS encoding helix-turn-helix domain-containing protein has product MLTSTTPAPRRRDSMLARGLALLNSFGPDDLELSLSELARRAELPKPTAHRLVGELLDSGFLERGQVGLQLGPQMHVLGVRSSREQRIRILARPLLQRLHGISGATAYLSVPRGPEIVHLLREGAVGPEDEARDWTARQSARRLFHAVAQGADQSTAGRLVRTPEIPPPAAPGTRSARTPDLAAAAAAAGLAGRAVRPSGPAAAGAGRPGRPVEAAAPRGGVVAARRLGPAVDAAGRSRTPVSVGPVVSLADAQQAQSVLACSVRVDGAGLLAALCLVGVADAGDRRGSAAALRDTARTLTARLSAQLDPRAYSGTA; this is encoded by the coding sequence ATGCTGACTTCCACCACCCCCGCACCCCGTCGACGCGATTCGATGCTGGCCCGTGGCCTGGCGCTGCTGAACTCCTTCGGTCCGGACGACCTGGAGCTCTCGCTCTCCGAGCTGGCCCGCCGGGCCGAGCTGCCCAAGCCGACCGCCCACCGGCTGGTCGGCGAGCTGCTCGACTCGGGCTTCCTCGAACGAGGCCAGGTCGGGCTCCAGTTGGGGCCCCAGATGCACGTGCTCGGGGTCCGCTCCTCCCGCGAGCAGCGGATCCGGATCCTGGCCCGGCCGCTGCTCCAGCGCCTGCACGGCATCTCCGGTGCCACCGCCTACCTGTCGGTGCCGCGCGGCCCGGAGATCGTCCACCTGCTCCGCGAGGGCGCCGTCGGCCCGGAGGACGAGGCCCGCGACTGGACCGCCCGCCAATCCGCCCGCCGCCTCTTCCACGCCGTGGCCCAGGGTGCCGACCAGTCCACCGCCGGCCGCCTGGTCCGCACCCCGGAGATCCCCCCGCCCGCCGCCCCGGGCACCCGTTCGGCCCGCACCCCGGACCTGGCAGCCGCAGCCGCAGCCGCCGGCCTGGCCGGCCGCGCGGTCCGCCCGAGCGGCCCGGCCGCAGCCGGTGCAGGCCGACCCGGCCGCCCGGTCGAGGCCGCCGCACCGCGCGGCGGCGTGGTCGCCGCCCGCCGGCTCGGCCCGGCCGTGGACGCCGCAGGCCGCTCCCGCACCCCGGTCTCGGTCGGCCCGGTGGTCTCCCTGGCGGACGCCCAGCAGGCCCAGTCCGTCCTCGCCTGCTCCGTCCGGGTCGACGGAGCCGGCCTGCTGGCGGCCCTCTGCCTGGTCGGTGTCGCCGACGCGGGCGACCGCCGCGGCAGCGCGGCGGCCCTGCGCGACACCGCCCGCACCCTGACGGCCCGCCTCTCCGCCCAGCTCGACCCCCGCGCCTACAGCGGCACCGCCTGA
- the truD gene encoding tRNA pseudouridine(13) synthase TruD encodes MGTPVLKAVPEDFLVHEVPALAAPRAGGGGGRHHHLRLRKRGYTTFEAMDLLARALDLPAEAVSSAGLKDEDGVTEQTVSVDGEAPAALLERLNRDSATEGRWLSFASLGPAERRIEIGELLGNAFRLTLRSIEDGLAEQLRGIPRGETGLAFANYYDTQRFGVPGGPRVTHLIGAALLAEDQETAFALLRTSGSAEGARALAHRGDAREFFAQLDQRVTAFYRTAHSSYLWNEQLAGLLAAAAEPGEAAAVDREGLRYLFPTTARPALAVLADQPELAYEKWRWSEGELRMRVSRRPTVLHTVLTLGPVEPDELHQGRSKCTLSFMLPSGCYATNVVAQFLGRLDQGLQGHQGLQ; translated from the coding sequence ATGGGGACTCCCGTACTGAAGGCAGTGCCCGAGGATTTCCTGGTCCACGAGGTGCCGGCCCTGGCCGCACCCCGGGCCGGAGGCGGTGGCGGCAGGCACCACCACCTGCGGCTGCGCAAGCGCGGCTACACCACCTTCGAGGCGATGGACCTGCTGGCCCGGGCGCTCGACCTGCCCGCCGAGGCCGTCTCCTCGGCGGGTCTGAAGGACGAGGACGGCGTCACCGAGCAGACCGTCTCGGTGGACGGCGAGGCCCCGGCCGCCTTGCTGGAGCGGCTCAACCGCGACTCCGCCACCGAGGGCCGCTGGCTCTCCTTCGCCTCGCTCGGCCCGGCCGAGCGCCGGATCGAGATCGGCGAACTCCTCGGCAACGCCTTCCGGTTGACCCTGCGCTCGATCGAGGACGGGCTGGCCGAGCAGCTGCGCGGCATCCCCCGGGGCGAGACCGGCCTGGCCTTCGCCAACTACTACGACACCCAGCGCTTCGGCGTCCCGGGCGGCCCCCGGGTGACCCACCTGATCGGCGCCGCCCTGCTCGCGGAGGACCAGGAGACGGCCTTCGCGCTGCTGCGTACCTCCGGCTCCGCCGAGGGCGCCCGCGCCCTGGCCCACCGGGGCGACGCCCGGGAGTTCTTCGCGCAGCTGGACCAGCGGGTGACCGCCTTCTACCGGACGGCCCACTCCTCGTACCTGTGGAACGAGCAGCTGGCCGGCCTGCTGGCGGCGGCCGCCGAGCCGGGGGAGGCGGCGGCGGTGGACCGGGAGGGCCTGCGCTACCTCTTCCCGACCACGGCCCGGCCCGCGCTGGCCGTGCTGGCCGATCAGCCGGAGCTGGCGTACGAGAAGTGGCGCTGGTCGGAGGGCGAGCTGCGGATGCGGGTCTCCCGCCGCCCCACCGTGCTGCACACCGTGCTCACGCTGGGGCCGGTGGAGCCGGACGAGCTGCACCAGGGCCGGTCCAAGTGCACGCTCTCCTTCATGCTGCCGTCCGGCTGCTACGCGACCAACGTGGTCGCCCAGTTCCTCGGCCGGCTCGACCAGGGCCTCCAAGGCCACCAGGGCCTCCAATAG
- a CDS encoding SDR family oxidoreductase has protein sequence MNAVTPPAPAAPVAAVIGGTRGLGRQLALQAREAGLDTYVYGRSVHTLDAAETAGLTLRELDLTDPASVDAADLELPGPLYLFWVAGAFLKKPLVETTDAEIEGLTSLLLTGPLRLLRRVLSTAPSSVHLITIASSSGWRRRENESLYCALKAAQAHVSRSLVPELVAADPANRVTVINPGGLAVPDFHTGLELDFGTMMDPAEVAGIIWRATREQTEPFQELQILRSREPGSEGTPIVSHGPRVPEQPL, from the coding sequence GTGAACGCCGTCACCCCGCCCGCCCCCGCCGCCCCGGTGGCCGCCGTCATCGGCGGCACCCGCGGCTTGGGTCGCCAACTCGCCCTGCAGGCACGGGAAGCCGGGTTGGACACCTACGTCTACGGCCGCTCCGTGCACACCCTGGACGCGGCCGAGACCGCCGGCCTGACCCTGCGCGAGCTCGACCTGACCGACCCCGCCAGCGTCGACGCCGCCGACCTCGAACTGCCCGGCCCGCTCTATCTGTTCTGGGTGGCCGGGGCCTTCCTGAAGAAGCCGCTGGTGGAGACCACCGACGCGGAGATCGAGGGCCTCACCAGTCTGCTGCTCACCGGCCCGCTGCGGCTGCTGCGCCGGGTGCTGAGCACCGCGCCGTCCAGCGTGCACCTGATCACCATCGCCTCCTCCTCCGGCTGGCGCCGGCGCGAGAACGAGTCGCTGTACTGCGCGCTGAAGGCCGCCCAGGCCCACGTGAGCCGCAGCCTGGTACCGGAGTTGGTGGCCGCCGACCCAGCCAACCGGGTCACCGTGATCAACCCGGGCGGGCTCGCCGTGCCCGACTTCCACACCGGTCTGGAGCTCGACTTCGGCACCATGATGGACCCGGCCGAGGTGGCCGGGATCATCTGGCGGGCCACCCGCGAGCAGACCGAGCCCTTCCAGGAGCTCCAGATCCTGCGCAGCCGCGAGCCCGGCAGCGAGGGCACCCCGATCGTCAGCCACGGCCCGCGCGTCCCCGAACAACCGCTGTGA
- a CDS encoding 2OG-Fe(II) oxygenase: MLSLDAPLDTRTEPYRWALAQDLLPAGARARLRADLPELDAFRRIERAAGGDKQYGMYVLPLVSRGEPLPGLAQAGPAWRELAESVLGGAYRAWVEEAVGAETADCPIDLGVFVFGPGDGVSPHTDKADKWATHVFYLNEEWCEADGGSFQVRADPSPGSPPVASVVPGGGRSVVFARSDASWHAVAPIAPTAPEYRYTVQVEMWR, translated from the coding sequence ATGCTCTCGCTCGATGCCCCACTCGACACCCGGACCGAGCCCTACCGCTGGGCCCTGGCCCAGGACTTGCTGCCCGCCGGTGCACGGGCGCGGCTCCGCGCCGACCTGCCGGAGCTGGACGCCTTCCGCCGGATCGAGCGGGCCGCCGGCGGCGACAAGCAGTACGGGATGTACGTGCTGCCGCTGGTCTCCCGGGGTGAGCCGCTGCCCGGCCTTGCCCAAGCGGGCCCGGCGTGGCGGGAGTTGGCCGAGTCGGTGCTGGGCGGGGCGTACCGCGCCTGGGTCGAGGAGGCGGTCGGCGCCGAGACCGCCGACTGCCCGATCGACCTGGGCGTCTTCGTCTTCGGCCCGGGTGACGGTGTCTCCCCGCACACCGACAAGGCCGACAAGTGGGCCACCCACGTCTTCTACCTCAACGAGGAGTGGTGCGAGGCGGACGGCGGCAGTTTCCAGGTCCGCGCCGACCCTTCGCCGGGCTCCCCGCCGGTGGCCTCGGTGGTGCCCGGCGGCGGCCGTTCGGTGGTCTTCGCCCGCTCCGACGCCTCCTGGCACGCGGTGGCCCCGATCGCGCCGACCGCGCCGGAGTACCGGTACACCGTGCAGGTCGAGATGTGGCGCTGA